The genomic region GCCAGTCACCGCTGCCACGATCTGAGAGTACAAATACAGAGAGCTTGTCCTCAGCGTATGTTTCACGTCCGCGCGCAGACAGGCTACGCGAGCGCGACGGTGTCGCACTCATAGCTCCTGACCCCGTTTTCACGTACGCTCATCCCGATAAGTCGTAACACCAATTTTGCTGGCGAATCAACGACCAGTCAACGATGGATGAGAAATCTGCTCAAGTCTTCCTTCCATACATGTGAACGATTTTTTGAACGTCACCGTCTCGCCGAAGCGGGCGAGACGGTGACGTGCGTCCACTGCGGAAGCAACGAGATCGTCAAGCGAGGAACCACAGGCAAAGACGCTCAGCAGTACTGGTGTAAAGCCTGTGAAACGTATTTTAATGACCTCACCGACACGATCTTCGGCCACCATCGGTAGGGAGGGACAACGCACAGTAACCCGATTCTGGTCGTGATTATTGCGCTAATTACGCCCACTCGATGACACGAGAGACCCATAACGGGCGTTTTTCGGGTTCGTTCACACGAAACCTACGATCAATTCTTATGTAACAAATCGACAACAGTCGAAGCTATCGTGCTACATACGGCATTTTAGAAGTACCGAACGTGCTGTTCCGATCAACACTACCACACGATCCAGAGGACACAAATGGACAAGAGATTGGACACCCAGTACGACTGTAACTGATTCATTATTCGGCGTGTCGGCGTGTTACTTCCCAGTTCCTGGAATACACCGTCACGGACTGGTCGGAAGAAGTACCAGTATTTGACGTGATCTGCAAGGATTGAGGCCCCGACCCAAATCAGAGCAGATCCAAGCACCGACATCCACAATGGAACACTCTGTAACCGCAGAAACAGAATCCCCACGACGAGTGAGAGCGACCGTTTCCACTGAACAATCTCGCGGAGAACCGTGAAACAGTAGCGCCATGTGAATGAAGGAGGGTCATCCGCACTACGTTGCGGAGTGAATGGTGTATCGGTCTGCCGCTGTCTTGCTCGTTTCTGCTTTTTTGCGGCATCTAGTTCATCATCAGTTAGATCTGTAGGAGAGAACCGTTTGAATGCCCCCGCAATCCAAATCCAGAATTCTTTCTCTGTTGAACGCGCTCGATCCAGCGCACGTTCGCTCATCCAATCAAAATATTCACTGTTAGAATAGTGTTCCACAAGCAGGATTCCGAGTCCAAGCAAGATACACAGAGCTGAGAATACGGCTACATCCCCGATCAGTGTCGATGAATAATTGATCCGTTCAACCGCGAGAGTTACCATATAATAGATTACTAAGAGTGATCCGAAGACCATGATCGGATTTGTAACTGACAGGCGTTCTTGCGCGGATTCTTTGGAGAGTCCAGTTACTGCTCTTGAGCGGATGTGAACGATGAGTAGAAGGAAAATACAGAGGGCTACAACCGGCCAATTTGAAGTACCATCAAAGAAGGCTAAACCTATGCCGACTACCGCGAGTAGGTCACGTTCATCTACAAGGCGGCTTTGTTGGCTCTTTTCCCATTCTGTTTTCCCAGTTGTCATAGTGAGGATGGGATTAGGTGCGAGGACACATTTCCAGCAAGTGTTGACATTCTCTGGATTTCTCCATAATTCTACTTGTCCGACTACCCACTATATCCTTACTCCGACCAGCTATTTGAGAGCCGAAAGAGATTATAATAGTATATGACCGGAATCGTGATCCTTCCCGCTGGTCGCGACGACGCGTTTGAGGACTACAAACAGTTCATCCAAGATGGGCACCCAATTGCGGATATTGAGTCATATCTCGATCAAGAGAGCCATGAACCGTTTCCCACGACATCTGACGTCGATCTAGTCCACATCAGGGGTACCTCAGTGGACAGAACGTAGCGGAATATCGATCGCAACGACATCTCGTTTGTCTACTATGATGGCGCATTCATTGCTAAGCATAAGAGAGTATTCGATTTCGAGCGGCTTAACCAACAACATGGCCTCTACTGCGAATTTGTTGGGTAAGACTTGGTAACTAGTCAGTACCGCTGTTCGGCTGGTGAGCCATTTCTACTCAATGAAGTTTATTACAGTGTGAGCTTTTACTTATATACGAAGTGAGTGCGGCGCAGCGGCTCAGACTGGAATCAATTTTTCCTCGTCAGATAGTCACTGATCCCAGAAGGCTTCGATCCGGTCATCAAGATCAGTAAGCACAGTTGTGAGTACGTCCCGCCAGTCGTCGGGATAATCGGTATCCGCTCCAGGGGTCGATGCATCTGGGGGCGGATGAAAGTGCTTGCGGGTGTTATGATCATTGGGGTGCCGATCCCATCGGCAGTCCCACGAGTTCCCAGTCTGGTACTGCTCAGAATAGTGGATGCTGAAGTCGTCAGTCTCGAACCATCGAATCCGTAGATACGCACGGGTGACCCCGCCTGGATAGAATCCGAGATCGTAGTCAGCGACGACTGCGTTCGGCGCGTATGCTGGTTGTGTCTGGATGTCGTCGAACCGATCGCTCCGAGCGAGATGTGTAGCAATCCGGTCAAGGACTTCTGTATCGATGGGACCGCGACTGGGTGGGTCAGCCGTGTCCTCAGGCATCGACTGGTCCAGGCTTGCTCCCAGCGACTGAATTGTTTCGACGTGCTGCGTCGAGGAGTGCGGCTCGTTGTTCAAGCGTCTCCCACTCAGAAAGCGCTTCCCAGGCTGCCTCAGTGGATAGATTCTGCTCCCGAGTCGCGTCGACGATTGACACTTTGTCCGGGTGCGTTACATCGAATTGCGCTCTGTAGTCCTCGATCTGGGTGATCGTATCGTCGAGTGCGTCAACGATCTCTTGCTCAGAGTATTCCTCTCGGATCTGGTCGATGCGCCGCCACTGGAAGTACGAGTCGTTGCGCTCATAGCGGACCGGGCGACCGGTGTGCCGGTGAACCATGCCCATCTCGTCGAACCACTCTAAGTAGTCCCGTGCCGTTTCGGTACCGCAATCAGCACGTTTGGCGATCGTCGAAACCTTCGTCGGCGTACGAAGTCCGACGACAACGTCGAGAAGTCGTTCTCGGATTGGTCCGTCCCTGAGCAGTGTGTCGGGTGATTTCAGTTCGTCGAGCTCAGGGGGTGATTCCTCGCCGCCGTATACATCGTCGGGGATGTCTGTGAGGTCCATAAGAGGGGCTCCGTAGTGTGACCTACTATGGTTAGCAATTTATATCTGTGGTACACTAAATTATTTCTGCTCTAATACAGCTATCTCTCTCCTCCAAGAAAGATAGTCGTCCGAGATACACAGACTGGAACCAAGTCTGCGCAAGAGGCTCGGTTTCTTGACCGATCAGGTCGGGGTGGTTCCACTGACTGATACAAATACGAGACGCTGACTATAGCCCCTGTGCTGAGCGATCCGGCCTGACCGAATCCGAGAGAAGCTGCGTACGAGGCTCGCGCGCTGTATTCAGCACGAGATGGATAAACCATCAGCTGCTGAGGATTTCAACAGATCCGTAGTTGTTGGAATATCGGGCGCGCTATGGTCAGTGGTTTGTCACCGAGTGTCGGATTCATCCCCGTTTTGAAGGGCGGGGCTTTCTTCTTGTACTTCTGTAATCTCCCCGCACCGGCCTCTTTTCTCAAACCCGCTACACCCAAACAGGTAAACCAACTAGGGGCAAACCGCTTGCCAACCACGGAAAGCGGCATCTACCAGTCATGAAACGACCATCTCGACTCCCCGACCCGAGAGAAAAGATATCAGATCATGCCGTTCCAGATTCCATCAAACACCTCCGCCACGAATTACTCACTTCACGCGCGTACGACGCGATTCCCATCTCAGATGAGCAGGCACAACAACTCGAAGAGGCAGCCGAGTCGTACTCAGGCCACCTCAACCGTGTCCGACCGTTCGAAGGCGAAGATGGCCTCGAATATGCCGAGGAACTCATCGCGAGTCTTCACAGCGATACGGTCTCTCACTCTCCGATCGCACAGGCACTGAATGTCGCTGAAGACCCCAAGAAATTCAGTTTCGAGCTCCTCCTCGATGACGAAACAGTCCATTTCCACTGGGGGCTCCCGGATAGCATCCAACAACGGGAGTTCCGACAGCAGGTGTCCGGGCTCTACCCCAACTCTGAAATCAAACCCGTCGACGAGAAATTCCCAGATATCGACGCCGGAATGTACCTCTCCGGCGGGAAGATCGAACTGGCCAAAGAGAAGTACCTCCCCATCAAAGCAACAAGCGGGCTTGATGCGTTCGAGAAAGATCCCTACCAGAGTATCCTGAGCGAACTCGTCGGGTACAGCGACGAGAAGGCAATCATCCAGTTCGTCTTCACACCAGCCAGTAGCAATTGGACTGACGGGCTCAAACTCCACGAACGGAGTGCCGACCAGATCAGCGACAGCTTCAATTACGGACGCATTCAGGGGAGTTATTTCAACCCGCGACTTGCCGACCCATCTCCGAAGGACAAGCGAGCTGCTGATGCTGTTCTCGATCAGGAGGGGAAGCAGGCATTC from Halorubrum salinarum harbors:
- a CDS encoding DUF7342 family protein, which translates into the protein MDLTDIPDDVYGGEESPPELDELKSPDTLLRDGPIRERLLDVVVGLRTPTKVSTIAKRADCGTETARDYLEWFDEMGMVHRHTGRPVRYERNDSYFQWRRIDQIREEYSEQEIVDALDDTITQIEDYRAQFDVTHPDKVSIVDATREQNLSTEAAWEALSEWETLEQRAALLDAARRNNSVAGSKPGPVDA